Proteins from a single region of Stigmatella erecta:
- a CDS encoding zinc-ribbon domain-containing protein encodes MQIACPQCSMRYDLDPRLLPPSGASVQCTRCSFVFTATPSGQILLPGQPASPAGPKATGGVPPSVLNSTLLFGAPPARPAAGAAAPQEDVTPVYGTAVQGEPEEGEKTPAFGTLPPQATPSALNKTQAFGVPPARPSAETTQAFGAASLPRAPAPSTTQAFGAASLPRAPAPSTTQAFGAASIPQAPSPSATQAFGAASIPQAPAPSATQAFGAASIPQASSPSATQAFGVAQLRAAEKAAGTARGPQEADKSLPPGMRDKRATAEVPWSTPETGGESRPSLPPEPAGAWGGPPAAPHRSAALELPPELLTPSRPPGGGASREAVEAGGGRERLLIAVVAAVVLGLTAWLTYPAWRNRASELPSEAVSVKDEAVLLLRRDDPASLSQATERLRELVGRYPKYTEAQAELVAVLALRLDDAKTELEWLGNEETRLRRVLFVMEKEKSRPDWSSRVNAQREELDGLRKQRAPLEASVAELTKQLEEAFAVIRKAPETEPAADVLARLKAQALQGGVMGTPVGLAMAERFRKVENPPHWSAVAAAEHGLHARVSLEALARVSDELTRVRGRDSTFLRVYVLEARISLREGDPSAAKALLDAVVALNPNHTLARKLRGWAASAQEAAPAP; translated from the coding sequence GTGCAGATCGCCTGCCCTCAATGCTCGATGCGGTATGACCTCGACCCGCGGCTGTTGCCGCCGTCCGGGGCATCGGTGCAGTGCACGCGGTGCAGCTTTGTCTTCACGGCGACCCCCTCGGGTCAGATCCTGCTCCCGGGCCAGCCGGCCAGCCCCGCCGGGCCCAAGGCCACGGGAGGAGTCCCACCGTCGGTGCTCAACAGCACGTTGCTCTTCGGCGCCCCTCCCGCGAGGCCCGCGGCCGGCGCGGCGGCGCCCCAGGAGGATGTGACGCCGGTGTATGGCACCGCGGTCCAGGGCGAGCCGGAGGAAGGGGAGAAGACCCCCGCTTTCGGGACCTTGCCCCCGCAGGCCACCCCGTCCGCGCTGAACAAGACGCAGGCTTTCGGCGTGCCGCCGGCCCGCCCCTCCGCCGAGACGACCCAGGCGTTTGGCGCGGCCTCCCTTCCCCGGGCGCCTGCTCCCAGCACGACCCAGGCGTTTGGCGCGGCCTCCCTTCCCCGGGCGCCTGCTCCCAGCACGACCCAGGCGTTTGGCGCGGCCTCGATTCCCCAGGCGCCTTCCCCCAGTGCGACCCAGGCCTTTGGCGCGGCCTCGATTCCCCAGGCGCCTGCTCCCAGCGCGACCCAGGCGTTTGGTGCGGCCTCGATTCCCCAGGCGTCTTCCCCCAGTGCGACCCAGGCCTTTGGCGTGGCGCAGCTCCGGGCCGCGGAGAAGGCGGCGGGGACGGCCCGTGGCCCCCAAGAGGCGGACAAGTCCCTTCCTCCGGGAATGCGTGACAAGCGGGCCACGGCCGAGGTGCCCTGGAGCACGCCGGAGACGGGTGGGGAGTCGCGGCCCTCGCTGCCCCCAGAGCCCGCGGGCGCCTGGGGAGGTCCCCCCGCGGCGCCGCACCGGAGCGCGGCGCTGGAGCTTCCTCCCGAGCTGCTGACCCCCAGCCGGCCGCCGGGAGGGGGAGCCTCGCGGGAGGCCGTGGAAGCGGGCGGCGGGCGGGAGCGGCTCCTGATTGCCGTGGTCGCCGCGGTGGTGCTCGGCCTGACGGCCTGGCTGACCTATCCCGCCTGGCGCAACCGGGCGTCGGAGTTGCCTTCCGAAGCGGTGAGCGTCAAGGACGAGGCGGTGCTCCTGCTGCGGCGCGATGACCCGGCCTCGCTCTCCCAGGCCACCGAGCGGTTGCGCGAGCTGGTGGGCCGCTATCCGAAGTACACGGAGGCCCAGGCGGAGCTGGTGGCCGTGCTCGCCTTGCGCCTGGACGATGCGAAGACCGAGCTGGAGTGGCTCGGAAACGAGGAGACGCGGCTGCGCCGGGTTCTCTTCGTGATGGAGAAGGAGAAGTCCCGGCCGGACTGGAGCAGCCGGGTCAACGCGCAGCGGGAGGAGCTGGACGGGCTGCGCAAGCAGCGGGCCCCGCTGGAGGCCTCCGTGGCGGAGCTGACCAAGCAGCTGGAGGAGGCCTTCGCCGTCATCCGGAAGGCCCCCGAGACGGAGCCTGCCGCCGATGTGCTGGCACGGCTGAAGGCGCAGGCGCTCCAGGGCGGTGTGATGGGCACCCCCGTGGGGCTGGCGATGGCCGAGCGGTTTCGCAAGGTGGAGAACCCGCCGCACTGGAGTGCCGTGGCGGCCGCCGAGCATGGCCTTCATGCCCGCGTGTCCCTGGAGGCGCTGGCGAGGGTGTCGGATGAGCTGACGCGGGTCCGGGGCCGCGACAGCACCTTCCTGCGCGTCTATGTCCTGGAGGCGCGCATCTCCCTGCGGGAGGGGGACCCCTCGGCGGCCAAGGCCCTGCTCGATGCCGTGGTGGCGCTCAACCCGAACCACACGCTTGCTCGCAAGCTCCGGGGCTGGGCTGCCTCCGC
- a CDS encoding ComEA family DNA-binding protein, translating to MNRTGSLAAATLGLLVLGGLARWQWPSASPALDCEPAAVRMAGGVARCGEGAVPTGAQAVALGLKLDLNTASEAELAQVSGVGRSLARKLVEAREAQGRFQSWDEVDAVSGVGPGKLETLRATTELREAPPPEGVW from the coding sequence GTGAACCGCACGGGCTCGCTCGCCGCCGCCACGCTGGGGTTGCTCGTGCTGGGAGGCCTGGCGCGGTGGCAGTGGCCGAGCGCCTCGCCCGCGCTGGACTGTGAGCCCGCCGCCGTCCGGATGGCCGGGGGTGTGGCCCGGTGTGGCGAGGGCGCCGTCCCCACGGGGGCCCAGGCGGTGGCGCTGGGCTTGAAGCTGGATCTCAACACGGCCTCGGAGGCGGAGCTGGCCCAGGTGTCGGGGGTTGGACGTTCCCTGGCGCGCAAGCTGGTGGAGGCGCGCGAGGCCCAGGGCCGCTTCCAGAGCTGGGACGAGGTGGACGCCGTCTCGGGCGTGGGTCCTGGCAAGCTGGAGACCCTCCGGGCAACCACGGAGCTACGAGAGGCGCCACCCCCGGAAGGTGTGTGGTAA
- a CDS encoding aspartate kinase, with product MALIVQKYGGTSVGDTERIKNVAKRCIAAQKAGHDVVVVVSAMSGETNRLLKLVSQITDRPNEREQDVVVATGEQVSIGLVALAIQAQKRKAVSFLGHQVRITTDSTFSKARIKSIDAERIVDALKKKNIVVVAGFQGQDEHGNVTTLGRGGSDTTAVALAAALKADACEIYTDVDGVYTTDPNMVPAARKLERISYEEMLELASVGAKVLQIRSVEFAMKYKVPLWVKSSFTDDPGTLVCEEDAAMEDVLVSGIAYDKNESKIAIRGVPDVPGVAAKIFGALDEQSIVVDLIVQNVSKDGRTDVTFTVGKADLAKAKDVVKKIAKAVKAEGVETDDQVSKVSIVGVGMRNHSGVAAKMFTVLAGAGVNVQMISTSEIKVSCVIHSNYTELAVRSLHTAFGLDKQEAAPESEVVSLKR from the coding sequence TTGGCACTCATCGTCCAGAAGTATGGCGGCACCTCGGTGGGCGACACCGAGCGCATCAAGAACGTGGCGAAGCGTTGCATCGCGGCCCAGAAAGCCGGGCATGACGTGGTGGTGGTGGTCTCCGCGATGTCCGGAGAGACCAACCGGCTGCTCAAGCTCGTGTCGCAGATCACCGACCGGCCCAACGAGCGCGAGCAGGACGTGGTGGTGGCCACCGGGGAGCAGGTCTCCATCGGGCTGGTGGCGCTGGCCATCCAGGCCCAGAAGCGCAAGGCGGTGAGCTTCCTGGGGCACCAGGTGCGCATCACCACCGACAGCACCTTCTCCAAGGCCCGTATCAAGAGCATCGACGCGGAGCGCATCGTCGATGCGCTGAAGAAGAAGAACATCGTCGTGGTGGCGGGCTTCCAGGGCCAGGACGAGCACGGCAACGTCACCACGCTGGGCCGGGGCGGCTCGGACACCACGGCGGTGGCGCTGGCGGCCGCGCTCAAGGCGGATGCCTGCGAGATTTACACGGACGTGGACGGCGTCTACACCACCGACCCCAACATGGTCCCCGCAGCGCGCAAGCTCGAGCGCATCTCCTACGAGGAGATGCTGGAGCTGGCCAGCGTGGGCGCCAAGGTGCTGCAGATCCGTTCGGTCGAGTTCGCGATGAAGTACAAGGTGCCGCTCTGGGTGAAGTCCTCGTTCACGGACGATCCCGGCACGCTGGTGTGTGAGGAGGACGCTGCGATGGAAGACGTGCTGGTCAGTGGTATCGCCTACGACAAGAACGAGTCGAAGATCGCCATCCGGGGCGTGCCGGACGTTCCGGGCGTGGCGGCGAAGATCTTCGGGGCGCTCGACGAGCAGAGCATCGTCGTGGACCTCATCGTCCAGAACGTCTCCAAGGACGGCCGCACGGACGTCACCTTCACCGTGGGCAAGGCGGACCTCGCCAAGGCCAAGGACGTGGTGAAGAAGATCGCCAAGGCCGTCAAGGCCGAGGGCGTGGAGACCGATGATCAGGTCTCCAAGGTGTCCATCGTCGGCGTGGGCATGCGCAACCACTCGGGCGTGGCGGCGAAGATGTTCACGGTGCTCGCCGGCGCCGGCGTCAACGTGCAGATGATCTCCACCTCGGAGATCAAGGTCTCCTGCGTCATCCACTCCAACTACACGGAGCTGGCGGTGCGCTCGCTGCACACCGCGTTCGGCCTGGACAAGCAGGAGGCGGCGCCGGAGTCCGAGGTCGTCTCCCTCAAGAGGTGA
- the hutH gene encoding histidine ammonia-lyase, with translation MSRPRLLIDGDTLKLEEILQVAQHAVTVELAPEAAARVKASRELVDRVAAGDAPSYGINTGFGTLAEVRIDKKDLRELQRNLILSHAAGVGAPLPLPEARALLLLRCNVLAKGYSGIRPETLALALEMLNRGVVPVVPERGSVGASGDLAPLAHLALVFIGEGEAFYQGERLPAAQALERAGLQPVVLEAKEGLALVNGTQAMCAVGTLLQLRAEMLAELADLAGAMTLEGLLGSHKPFIPEIQDVRAHEGQKACAAHLRELLVDSALVESHVNCSKVQDPYSLRCMPQVHGAAREGLAFARRILQVEINSATDNPLVFVETERIVSGGNFHGQPVSLALDVTAMALTQLSAISERRVEQLVNPSLSGLPPFLAKNSGLNSGFMIAQVTSAALVAESRVLSHPASVDSIPSSAGREDHVSMGMTAALKGRQVADFTRSCLAIELLVAAQALDYRQPTRAGKGPQAAYELIRSKVPTMEKDRELHRDISAVSALIDSGELLNAVRAATRRA, from the coding sequence ATGTCCCGCCCCCGCTTACTCATTGATGGAGACACCCTGAAGCTGGAGGAGATCCTCCAGGTGGCCCAACACGCCGTCACCGTGGAGCTGGCCCCCGAGGCCGCCGCCCGCGTGAAGGCCTCGCGCGAGCTGGTGGACCGGGTGGCCGCCGGAGATGCCCCCTCCTACGGCATCAACACCGGCTTCGGGACGCTGGCCGAGGTGCGCATCGACAAGAAGGACCTGCGCGAGCTGCAGCGCAACCTCATCCTCTCGCACGCCGCCGGGGTGGGCGCGCCGCTGCCCCTGCCCGAGGCCCGGGCCCTGCTGCTGCTGCGCTGCAACGTGCTGGCCAAGGGCTACTCGGGCATCCGGCCGGAGACGCTGGCGCTGGCGCTGGAGATGCTCAACCGCGGCGTGGTGCCCGTGGTGCCCGAGCGCGGCAGCGTGGGCGCCTCGGGGGACCTGGCCCCGCTGGCGCACCTGGCGCTGGTCTTCATCGGCGAGGGCGAGGCGTTCTACCAGGGCGAGCGGCTGCCGGCCGCCCAGGCCCTGGAGCGCGCGGGGCTCCAGCCGGTGGTGCTGGAGGCCAAGGAGGGGCTGGCGCTCGTCAACGGCACCCAGGCCATGTGCGCGGTGGGCACCCTGCTCCAGCTGCGCGCCGAGATGCTGGCGGAGCTGGCGGACCTGGCCGGGGCGATGACCCTGGAGGGCCTGCTGGGCAGCCACAAGCCCTTCATCCCGGAAATCCAGGATGTGCGCGCCCACGAGGGCCAGAAGGCCTGCGCGGCCCACCTGCGCGAGCTGCTGGTGGACAGCGCGCTGGTGGAGAGCCACGTGAACTGCAGCAAGGTGCAGGACCCCTACAGCCTGCGCTGCATGCCCCAGGTGCACGGCGCGGCGCGCGAGGGGCTGGCGTTCGCCCGGCGCATCCTGCAGGTGGAGATCAACAGCGCCACGGACAACCCGCTGGTGTTCGTGGAGACCGAGCGCATCGTCTCGGGCGGCAACTTCCACGGCCAGCCGGTGTCGCTGGCGCTGGATGTGACGGCCATGGCGCTCACGCAGCTGTCGGCCATCAGCGAGCGCCGCGTGGAGCAGCTCGTCAACCCGTCGCTGTCGGGGCTGCCGCCGTTCCTGGCCAAGAACTCGGGGCTCAACTCCGGCTTCATGATCGCCCAGGTGACGAGCGCCGCGCTGGTGGCCGAGTCCCGCGTGCTCAGCCACCCCGCCTCGGTGGACTCCATCCCCTCCTCCGCGGGGCGCGAGGACCACGTCTCCATGGGCATGACGGCGGCGCTCAAGGGCCGGCAGGTGGCGGACTTCACCCGCTCGTGCCTCGCCATCGAGCTGCTGGTGGCCGCCCAGGCGCTGGACTACCGCCAGCCCACGCGGGCCGGCAAGGGCCCCCAGGCGGCCTACGAGCTCATCCGGAGCAAGGTTCCCACCATGGAGAAGGACCGGGAGCTGCACCGGGACATCTCCGCCGTGAGCGCGCTCATCGACTCGGGTGAGCTGTTGAACGCTGTGCGGGCCGCGACCCGCCGCGCCTGA
- a CDS encoding GxGYxYP domain-containing protein: MTPSPFSWMRWAPAFAAVFAAAELLSPLPASAAGLSWPQGQVLPSFSAPAATMDLMDLTDTESRFEAEGSQLRHSTGRLDGNGWVAQVSIDAANQFLIYGPYTTQLPVGGNTAYFDLSIDNNTANSELVATVDVRNNVTGAVLATRDLLRTSFKRAATFERFELPFNNPVAGQGIEFRVFWYGRAYIKADAVGAIAPVPEDEAALFTTLKGIVNRTQPRIFTYDGAVRGQDGRYGWLNALGLRYTDIADRWSLVTKYRNELAGIVIYDPAVPDTLNLATTIAGLKKGVAASPALAARLTAAPYNFPVLMDLRGAFTSKLQVYQHLYDTYWSQVTHQLIVGLSPSIKGFLRDYATALPVAVVWLDPKIAAEDAMLRKFLSAMPYGNGGIYMGWWPEEAAGIERVSEYGISTLASDFASNLTVFGGTPRTVNLKPIPNKPPLGNKIYVSLILSDGDNLQYVEHLFKKLWDSSNRGQVPLGWTISPAMLDAMPGVLNYLHATSTPNDNLISGPTGLGYTYPNYWGNAAYLDRYVALTNDYMNRSGLTVLTVWNKIDGATNTNVGNSFAAHAPSLLGLTAQNAGGGITVYNNVLPSQGLNATYCPTEASMVSEINRAISGWTSTSPRFVSIQANPWEGNNYQSFVNVVNTFKSNTNIVFVRPDHYFQLMREHYNLAADPSTLVKIQEAENTSYATSPFSHAVGRSSDNGWTANVSQDNEGLMLYGPYVTAFPGGPLTTTFKMKIDAVSGNNDHVVTLDVRNATTGVVLTSFDVYRNQFKAAGVYQDFSLAYLNTAGHSLEFRALYKDKAAINIDKVTTTTRLGQYESEGAMQGHHAGRVSGDGWQASPSLEGPGHMIYGPYDGNVPVGTRRVTFRLKTDNNSLGAQVLATLDVRDDTSGAVLASMDLTAQQFTAANQYQDFTLTFPQTTPRRVLEYRIYFHARAALTADKILIH, from the coding sequence ATGACCCCGTCTCCTTTCTCTTGGATGCGCTGGGCTCCTGCCTTCGCCGCGGTGTTCGCGGCGGCGGAGCTGCTCTCTCCCCTGCCCGCCTCGGCCGCGGGACTCAGCTGGCCGCAGGGCCAGGTGCTTCCGTCCTTCTCCGCGCCCGCGGCGACGATGGACCTGATGGACCTGACCGACACCGAGTCCCGGTTCGAGGCGGAAGGTTCCCAGCTCCGGCATTCCACGGGCCGCCTCGATGGCAACGGCTGGGTCGCCCAGGTGTCGATCGACGCCGCCAACCAGTTCCTCATCTACGGCCCCTACACCACCCAGCTTCCGGTGGGCGGCAACACGGCCTACTTCGATCTGAGCATCGACAACAACACGGCCAACAGTGAGCTCGTGGCGACCGTGGATGTCCGCAACAACGTGACGGGGGCCGTGCTGGCCACCCGGGACCTTCTCCGCACGTCGTTCAAGCGGGCGGCCACCTTCGAGCGGTTCGAGCTGCCGTTCAATAACCCGGTGGCGGGGCAAGGCATCGAGTTCCGGGTCTTCTGGTACGGCAGGGCCTACATCAAGGCCGACGCCGTGGGGGCCATCGCGCCCGTGCCCGAGGACGAGGCGGCGCTCTTCACGACGCTCAAGGGCATCGTCAACCGGACCCAGCCCCGCATCTTCACCTACGACGGCGCGGTCCGGGGCCAGGATGGCCGGTACGGCTGGCTGAACGCCCTGGGCCTCCGGTACACGGACATCGCTGACCGGTGGAGCCTGGTGACCAAGTACCGGAACGAGCTGGCCGGCATCGTCATCTATGACCCGGCCGTGCCGGACACGCTGAACCTGGCCACCACCATCGCGGGCCTGAAGAAAGGCGTGGCCGCCTCTCCTGCCCTCGCGGCCAGGCTGACGGCCGCGCCGTACAACTTCCCCGTCCTGATGGACCTGCGCGGCGCCTTCACCTCGAAGCTCCAGGTCTACCAGCACCTGTATGACACCTACTGGTCCCAGGTGACGCATCAGCTGATCGTCGGCCTGTCCCCGTCCATCAAGGGCTTCCTGCGGGACTACGCCACGGCGCTGCCGGTGGCCGTCGTGTGGCTCGATCCGAAGATCGCCGCGGAAGACGCGATGTTGCGGAAGTTCCTGTCCGCCATGCCCTACGGCAACGGCGGCATCTACATGGGCTGGTGGCCGGAAGAGGCCGCGGGCATCGAGCGGGTGTCCGAGTACGGCATCTCCACCCTGGCCAGCGACTTCGCCTCGAACCTGACGGTGTTTGGCGGAACGCCCCGGACCGTGAACCTCAAGCCCATTCCCAACAAGCCCCCGCTGGGCAACAAGATCTACGTGTCCCTCATCCTCAGCGATGGGGACAACCTCCAGTACGTGGAGCACCTCTTCAAGAAGCTCTGGGACAGCTCCAACCGGGGCCAGGTGCCGCTGGGCTGGACGATCTCCCCGGCGATGCTGGATGCCATGCCCGGGGTGCTCAACTACCTGCACGCCACGTCCACGCCCAATGACAACCTCATCTCCGGCCCCACGGGGCTGGGCTACACCTATCCCAACTACTGGGGCAACGCGGCCTACCTGGACCGGTACGTCGCCCTGACCAACGACTACATGAACCGCTCGGGGCTGACGGTCCTCACCGTGTGGAACAAGATCGACGGCGCCACGAACACGAACGTGGGCAACAGCTTCGCGGCCCACGCCCCCTCGCTGCTGGGGCTGACGGCGCAGAACGCGGGCGGAGGCATCACCGTCTACAACAACGTGCTGCCCAGCCAGGGCCTCAACGCCACGTACTGCCCCACGGAAGCCTCCATGGTCTCGGAGATCAACCGAGCCATCTCGGGGTGGACCAGCACGAGCCCCCGGTTCGTCAGCATCCAGGCCAACCCCTGGGAGGGCAACAACTACCAGAGCTTCGTCAACGTGGTGAACACCTTCAAGAGCAACACCAACATCGTCTTCGTGAGGCCGGACCACTACTTCCAGCTCATGCGGGAGCACTACAACCTGGCGGCGGATCCCTCCACCCTCGTGAAGATCCAGGAGGCGGAGAACACCAGCTACGCCACCTCGCCGTTCTCGCACGCCGTCGGGCGCTCGAGCGACAACGGGTGGACCGCGAACGTTTCCCAGGACAACGAGGGGTTGATGCTGTACGGCCCCTACGTCACGGCCTTTCCCGGAGGGCCGTTGACCACGACGTTCAAGATGAAGATCGACGCGGTGAGCGGCAACAACGACCATGTCGTGACGCTCGATGTCCGGAATGCCACCACGGGGGTGGTGCTCACCTCCTTCGACGTCTACCGCAACCAGTTCAAGGCCGCGGGCGTCTACCAGGACTTCAGCCTCGCCTACCTCAACACCGCCGGGCACTCGCTCGAGTTCCGCGCCCTCTACAAGGACAAGGCGGCGATCAACATCGACAAGGTCACGACCACCACCCGCCTCGGCCAGTACGAGTCGGAGGGCGCCATGCAGGGGCACCACGCGGGCCGGGTGAGCGGGGACGGCTGGCAAGCCTCGCCCTCTCTTGAGGGCCCCGGCCACATGATCTACGGCCCCTACGACGGAAACGTGCCCGTGGGCACGCGCCGGGTGACGTTCCGCCTGAAGACCGACAACAATTCGCTCGGCGCCCAGGTGCTCGCGACCCTCGACGTGCGGGATGACACCTCGGGAGCGGTGCTGGCCAGCATGGACCTGACGGCCCAGCAGTTCACCGCCGCCAACCAGTATCAGGACTTCACCCTGACCTTCCCGCAGACCACGCCCCGCCGGGTCCTGGAATACAGGATCTACTTCCACGCCCGGGCGGCCCTCACGGCCGACAAGATCCTCATCCACTGA
- a CDS encoding DcrB-related protein: protein MSSQFIRHGALQLSLPEGWFDASQVVAVGPEDNGFRANLVVSIEPTAPGETVQQFAARTLVGVRQSSEAFTLGEERAATFGPHTGVVRECSFNLQGTRLSQLQFIVVKELVGYLFIYTQRTEKLAQTRHVAENFFTTAQLDSKTAPPRTDKGLGTFW from the coding sequence ATGAGTTCACAGTTCATCCGGCATGGTGCCTTGCAGCTCTCCCTTCCCGAGGGTTGGTTCGACGCGAGCCAGGTCGTCGCGGTGGGCCCCGAGGACAACGGCTTTCGCGCGAACCTGGTGGTGTCGATCGAGCCCACCGCCCCGGGCGAGACGGTCCAGCAGTTCGCGGCGAGGACCCTCGTGGGCGTACGTCAATCGTCCGAGGCCTTCACGCTCGGAGAGGAGCGGGCAGCCACCTTTGGCCCGCACACGGGCGTCGTGCGCGAGTGCTCCTTCAACCTCCAGGGCACCCGCCTGTCCCAGCTGCAGTTCATCGTGGTGAAGGAGCTGGTGGGCTACCTGTTCATCTATACCCAGCGGACAGAGAAGCTGGCCCAGACGCGCCACGTGGCCGAGAACTTCTTCACCACGGCCCAGCTGGACTCCAAGACGGCTCCGCCCAGGACCGACAAGGGGCTTGGCACCTTCTGGTGA
- a CDS encoding dienelactone hydrolase family protein: protein MSAQAIDIQTPAGTLDAKLFHPEGPGRWPAVILITDAGGIRPVYDAMAERLAMEGYTVLLPNVYYREGRAPLPGMEGSFADEAYRNRIMGLISTLTPERIQIDATAELSFLAGHDRVKGQGVGVVGYCMGGSIAVRMMAGFPGQVIAAASYHGGRLATDAPDSPHLLAGQLKGELYFGHADQDALMPAEAIARLEAALKAAGVKHQSELYTGARHGFAVEGLPAYDKEAAKWHWQTLLSLFGRTLGA from the coding sequence ATGTCCGCGCAGGCCATCGATATTCAGACGCCCGCTGGAACGCTCGATGCGAAGCTCTTCCACCCGGAGGGCCCGGGGCGGTGGCCCGCCGTCATCCTGATCACCGACGCGGGGGGCATTCGTCCCGTGTACGACGCCATGGCGGAGCGGCTGGCCATGGAGGGGTACACCGTGCTCCTTCCCAACGTCTATTACCGGGAGGGCCGCGCGCCGTTGCCGGGCATGGAAGGCTCATTCGCGGATGAGGCCTACCGCAATCGCATCATGGGGCTCATCAGCACGCTGACCCCCGAGCGCATCCAGATCGATGCCACCGCGGAACTCAGCTTCCTTGCTGGACATGACCGGGTGAAGGGGCAGGGGGTGGGGGTGGTGGGCTATTGCATGGGCGGTTCCATCGCCGTGCGGATGATGGCCGGCTTCCCCGGGCAGGTCATCGCGGCGGCCTCCTACCATGGCGGCAGGCTCGCCACGGATGCCCCCGACAGTCCCCACCTGCTCGCGGGCCAGCTGAAGGGGGAGCTCTACTTCGGGCACGCCGACCAGGATGCGCTCATGCCCGCCGAGGCCATCGCGCGGTTGGAGGCGGCCTTGAAGGCCGCGGGCGTCAAACACCAGTCCGAGCTCTACACGGGCGCGCGCCATGGGTTCGCCGTGGAGGGGCTGCCGGCCTACGACAAGGAGGCCGCCAAGTGGCACTGGCAGACCCTGCTGTCCCTGTTTGGCCGGACGCTCGGCGCGTGA
- a CDS encoding ABC transporter ATP-binding protein, with translation MSSIKNILPVLRMVWDAGPGVVGVNLALRLTAALIPVAVLAVARWIVDAAVAQAGSEREMTRQLVGLVALEFGLAALGGILSRAIQYANVVLAEKYTRHVSLRLLEHASQLDLATYEDPSFYDRLERARVQATDRLVMVEAIARFLQQGITTMSLCIGIFVFSPWILLNIIVCLIPATLAEARFGTQLYAMNFRHTPKRRELEYLRQLGASKESAKELKLFGLSPFLMQRYETLSGKIIEDVLGLWKRAFPRLSLLAMLGTLGYYGAYAFVVYQTAHGELSVGQLTFLIGAIAGANRTFQDLFVSAVGIIDQSLYISDMLAFFAMRPAIRSGQQALQVPRPIRQGFEFREVSFAYPGRTVPVLQSTSFRLAPGERIALIGENGQGKTTLIKLMMRLYDPTAGQILLDGVDLREYDLQDLWSQIGVVFQDFARYEMTAADNIAVGRIEWRTDRERITDASRKSLANTVIDKLPLGYEQMLGRRFEGGVDLSGGEWQKIALGRAYMRDAQFLVLDEPTAALDAQAELDVFNRFGELTSGKMAILISHRFSTVRMADRILVLRDGRISEEGSHEQLMARGGGYAAMYELQASRYR, from the coding sequence ATGTCCTCGATCAAGAACATCCTCCCGGTGCTGCGGATGGTCTGGGACGCGGGCCCGGGCGTGGTGGGGGTCAACCTGGCCCTGCGCCTGACCGCGGCGCTGATTCCCGTGGCGGTGCTGGCCGTGGCGCGCTGGATCGTCGACGCGGCGGTCGCGCAGGCGGGCTCGGAACGGGAGATGACCCGGCAGCTGGTGGGGCTGGTCGCGCTCGAGTTCGGTCTGGCCGCCCTCGGGGGAATCCTCTCCCGCGCCATCCAGTACGCCAACGTCGTGCTCGCCGAGAAGTACACCCGGCACGTCAGCCTGCGCCTGCTGGAGCATGCCTCCCAGCTGGATCTGGCGACCTACGAGGACCCCTCCTTCTACGACCGGCTGGAGCGCGCACGCGTGCAGGCCACGGACCGGCTCGTCATGGTCGAGGCCATTGCCCGCTTCCTGCAGCAGGGCATCACCACGATGAGCCTCTGCATCGGCATCTTCGTGTTCTCGCCGTGGATCCTCCTGAACATCATCGTCTGTCTGATCCCCGCGACGCTCGCCGAGGCCCGCTTCGGCACCCAGCTCTACGCCATGAACTTCCGGCACACGCCCAAGCGGCGTGAGCTCGAATACCTGCGCCAGCTCGGGGCCAGCAAGGAGAGCGCGAAGGAGCTCAAGCTCTTTGGCCTGAGCCCCTTCCTGATGCAGCGCTACGAGACCCTCTCGGGGAAGATCATCGAGGATGTGCTGGGCCTCTGGAAGCGCGCCTTTCCGCGCCTGTCCTTGCTGGCCATGCTGGGCACCCTCGGCTACTACGGCGCCTATGCCTTCGTGGTGTACCAGACCGCGCACGGGGAGCTGAGCGTGGGGCAGCTCACCTTCTTGATCGGCGCGATCGCGGGGGCGAACCGCACCTTCCAGGACCTCTTCGTCTCCGCGGTGGGCATCATCGATCAGTCCCTCTACATCAGCGACATGCTCGCGTTCTTCGCGATGCGGCCCGCCATCCGCTCGGGCCAGCAGGCGCTCCAGGTCCCGCGGCCAATCCGGCAAGGCTTCGAGTTCCGGGAGGTCTCCTTCGCCTATCCGGGCCGCACGGTGCCCGTGCTCCAGAGCACGAGCTTCCGGCTGGCTCCCGGCGAGCGCATCGCGCTCATTGGCGAGAACGGCCAGGGCAAGACGACCCTCATCAAGCTCATGATGCGGCTCTATGATCCGACCGCGGGCCAGATCCTCCTCGATGGCGTCGACCTGCGGGAGTACGATCTCCAGGATCTCTGGAGCCAGATCGGCGTGGTCTTCCAGGACTTCGCCCGCTACGAGATGACGGCGGCCGACAACATCGCCGTGGGCCGCATCGAGTGGCGCACCGACCGGGAGCGCATCACGGACGCGTCCCGGAAGAGCCTCGCCAACACCGTGATTGACAAGCTGCCCCTCGGCTACGAGCAGATGCTGGGCCGGCGCTTCGAGGGCGGCGTCGACCTCTCGGGCGGCGAGTGGCAGAAGATCGCGCTCGGGCGGGCGTACATGCGCGATGCGCAGTTCCTGGTGCTGGACGAGCCCACCGCCGCGCTGGATGCCCAGGCCGAGCTCGACGTCTTCAACCGCTTCGGCGAGCTGACGAGCGGCAAGATGGCGATCCTCATCTCCCACCGCTTCTCGACCGTGCGCATGGCGGACCGCATCCTCGTCCTCAGAGATGGACGCATCTCCGAGGAGGGTTCTCACGAGCAGCTCATGGCCCGGGGAGGCGGTTATGCGGCCATGTATGAGCTTCAGGCCTCACGGTACCGCTAA